From the Thamnophis elegans isolate rThaEle1 chromosome 11, rThaEle1.pri, whole genome shotgun sequence genome, one window contains:
- the POU3F3 gene encoding POU domain, class 3, transcription factor 3, translated as MATAASNPYLPSNSILSAGSIVHSDSGGMQPGSVAVTSVSGGGYRTDPSSVKMVQSDFMQGAMAASNGGHMLSHAHQWVTALPHAAAAAAAAAAAAVEAGSPWSSSPVGMTGSPQQQQAQQQQQQPDVKGGGGGGGRDDLHSSAALHHRPPPPHLGPPHQSHWGSTTAAHLPSMASQQQQQSLIYSQPGGFTVNGMLSPPPGSQSLVHPGLVRGDTPELGDHPGHHHHHHHHPHPHQHHGGGGGAGGLNSHDPHSDEDTPTSDDLEQFAKQFKQRRIKLGFTQADVGLALGTLYGNVFSQTTICRFEALQLSFKNMCKLKPLLNKWLEEADSSTGSPTSIDKIAAQGRKRKKRTSIEVSVKGALESHFLKCPKPSAQEITNLADSLQLEKEVVRVWFCNRRQKEKRMTPPGIQQQTPDDVYSQVGNVSSDTPPPHHGLQASVQ; from the coding sequence atGGCTACGGCGGCGTCTAACCCCTACCTGCCAAGCAACAGCATCCTGTCGGCGGGCTCCATCGTCCATTCGGACTCCGGGGGGATGCAGCCGGGCAGCGTGGCCGTCACTTCGGTGTCCGGCGGGGGCTACCGGACCGACCCTTCTTCCGTGAAGATGGTCCAGAGTGACTTCATGCAGGGCGCCATGGCGGCCAGCAACGGCGGCCATATGCTGAGCCACGCGCACCAGTGGGTGACAGCCCTGCCccacgccgccgccgccgccgctgccgccgccgccgccgccgtagAAGCCGGCTCGCCCTGGTCCAGCAGCCCGGTGGGCATGACGGGCAGCCCCCAACAGCAGCAggcgcagcagcagcaacagcagcccgACGTGaagggtggcggcggcggcggcgggcgggACGACCTGCACTCGAGCGCGGCGCTGCACCACAGGCCCCCGCCGCCGCACCTGGGTCCCCCGCACcagagccactggggctccaccACGGCGGCCCACTTGCCTTCCATGGccagccagcagcagcagcaatcgcTCATCTACTCGCAACCCGGCGGCTTCACGGTCAATGGTATGCTGAGCCCCCCGCCCGGCAGCCAGAGCCTGGTGCACCCGGGCTTGGTGAGGGGCGACACGCCAGAGCTGGGCGACCACCCGGgtcatcaccaccatcaccaccaccatccgCACCCGCACCAGCaccacggcggcggcggcggggccgGCGGCCTGAACAGCCACGATCCGCACTCGGACGAGGACACGCCGACCTCGGACGACCTGGAGCAGTTCGCCAAGCAGTTCAAGCAGCGCCGGATCAAGCTGGGTTTCACGCAGGCCGACGTGGGCTTGGCACTGGGCACCCTGTACGGCAACGTCTTCTCGCAAACCACCATCTGCCGCTTCGAGGCCCTCCAGCTCAGCTTCAAGAACATGTGCAAACTCAAGCCCTTATTAAATAAGTGGCTGGAGGAAGCCGACTCGTCCACGGGCAGCCCGACTAGCATCGACAAGATCGCCGCGCAgggcaggaagaggaagaagcgGACCTCCATCGAGGTGAGTGTCAAGGGGGCTTTGGAGAGCCACTTTCTGAAATGCCCCAAGCCCTCCGCCCAGGAGATTACGAACCTAGCGGACAGCCTGCAGCTGGAGAAGGAAGTGGTCAGGGTTTGGTTTTGCAATCGAAGGCAGAAAGAGAAGCGGATGACCCCTCCTGGGATCCAGCAGCAGACGCCCGACGATGTCTACTCCCAGGTCGGCAACGTCAGCTCCGACACGCCGCCCCCGCACCACGGACTTCAGGCGAGCGTgcagtga